AGGTTATGAAGAAAGTTGCCTTCATTGGAATTGAGACACCAATAGTCTTCGGAATTCTACATACATAGCAAATGTAAATATTATTTAGAAAATGTTTGCATTGTGGTTTATGGTTAATAGGCCTGTAAGGCTGCGCGGAGGACTTACTCATTCGCAGACTGGTGGATAAACTTATCCAGTTGCTGGAAAGCAGTCCCAGTAATTATGCTCCCAAGAAATACATTTATGAACTGAAAGATATAATATCTTGTTGCTGATCTCCTTTCGAGAGCAGACGTGCTTATAAACCCTTCGAACTTTGACATTATCATCAATATTGTTGGCAGAAAAATGAGGAATATCTTCAAAGCAATCCCAGGAAGGAAACCTTGtataaaagattttataaatGGTCtgcaataaaaaaagaagatagCATAAGATTAGAAATTCCAACACATTTTGGGTAGTAACTAAACTCAGTTGCaataataagagagaattatTTTGATGCATTGTTGGTGTAAAATATATTACACTATCAACTAATCAAAAGAATTTAATGATGTATCAACATTACACTCTAATTATGATTACTAAATCAaccaaaaacaagaaatatgcATTAATCTTTTAAGAAAAAAGATGGCAGTGATGGAAAACAATGCTTACATCTCAATAAAGGCCCTCAAGAAGGGAGCTGCTTTTTCAATGCCTTCAATGTTGGCAAGTGACTGCACGAATGCGATAGGAATCATGAAAAAGAATGTCAGAAAGAAGAAAGCCACTGCAACTATAAGCCTCCTTATTGTGAGGGAAACATATGGTATGGCCATGTTATTCCAATACACATCACGAGGTTCCGGAGCCCATTCAGTAAGCCATGTGGTTGGATTTCTGGACTGCTGAGTTTGGGCACAAACTGCTGCACCCCAACGAGTTCGGAAAGAAACAAAAGCTGCTGGCATTATGGATTTAGGATCTTTTATGACTTTCTCTCTCTCCAATTCAATCTGGAAATTCATTTATAGAAAGATACAATCAAATTATGAAATGGAGAAGTGTTATTAAATGTTTACATTGATGGCATAACAACATGTGATCCACCAAGTACATAAGAAATTATGAAGTACATGAAATTGTACAAGAAGGCTTGGTAGTACTAACTTCTTTTGAAAGTTTATCGATTTCGTCTGTGTAAAAATCAATTGCGTCCACCCTATTGCCGCAAAGTCCTAAAAATCCAGTCTGCTGACACAATGTTAGCCATgtggaaagaaagaaaagaaatggatGCATTGAAAAATAGCATGAGAAAACTTATGCTGAAGCCAAATCAAAATGAACAAATAATTCGGAGTGCATAATTGAGTTGTTGAAGGCATACCTTTTTAGTTGGCCTTTCGGTCTGATTTCTAGAATATTTAAGTTGGTAGTAGTCAAGCCAGttctgctttttcttcttcttagcAACTAGGCTAGAAAGTTTCTTTGCATTGTAGATAACCTGCATATAAATATAATTGCACTGTAAGTTAAACGAATAACAAAGCAATTTGGATATAAATATAAATCGTTGAAGCCACACTGCAATTATGGTGTGACAATCCTGTAACATAAATTGACTGAAATTGTTGCAAACTTTAGATATTGCTATTTATACTAGGCATGAACAATCCATttaaacacaaaacaagaagaTATAAGTAACCAATGGTGGTGGTGAAAATTTGGGATCATACCTGATGAGTGAGATAGTGGTCTGGATGGTTGACCAAGAAGAAATGCTCCACTAGCTCACTAACTGATTCATCAGGATCAGGTGGTACATTCCTAACAAGTACCTGCACAAGTAAAGAGTAATTTCTTCAAGAAGAAGTAAGAaggaaccaaaagtaaaataattCAAGAGCACTGTGACTTttgaaataaaaacaaataggATACACttttttagtataaattttgaattatgaGTTCAACAATCCTAGTACATAAATCCTTATCCAGAAGCATTGTTACTGTGATTATAAACATATCATAAGTCATGGAACGTGATCTTACTGTGAACTGGTCGGGACGGCGTCGTTCTGAAGCAAGAAAATGCAACCTCATTGTTGCAATAATCTGATACTCCCTTTTCAAGATATAGCATGTCCAAAAGGTAAAAGCATAGGCCATTACCAAATGGGTCCAAAATCTGCAATACATTTAAAACGTTACTGGTGTGTAAAATTTAACTTCAATTACCGAAAGCTTCTTccataacaaagaaaaaataccAATACAAGATTTGCTTACCTGTTTGATCCTAATGGAATGTTTGAAATGGAAAGCTTATCTATGCTACTGTAAACCAAATTTGAACGCTTCAGGGTGTCGTTGGTCCAATTGACAGGTACGATAACAGAAAATGCAAGGAGTGCAATGGGGACAAATATTTTTAGCCTGTGAATACATAGTTATtcaacaagaaagaaagaaagaaacaatttGATCAATGCCTGCTccaaattaatatatataaatttaatatcagATACACAACCACAGTTACTGCAAATAATATTTTAGGAGCATACCCGAGCAAGTATATCCTCAAGTACACGGCGGAATCCAGGCCTGCGTGGTCAATTAGTTCCGGTTCTGGCATTTGCAATGCTGCCGGCATCCAATTCAAGAACCTTATATAAGAATTGAAGTCTAAATTGACAAACTTGCTCACAAATGCTCCTGAGTGCAAAGGACTGGTCCTTAAACCCTTCAAATACCATTTCGGAAAGTACACTCTATCATTTATAGGTTGTATCCGGAGCACAGCAAATGCAATTAAGAAAGTTAATGCACTGAGGAGGTTTATTGCTGCTGCAAGTCCTATATCACCAAGTGAAGCCATTTGCACACTTCAACAAAGTAGAGAATAAGCTATTCCCtgcaaaatatatatacaagaaCTATGTCAAAATTCCACTTCATTTATAAAATTGGAATTTAAAATTGCACTTCAGGTACTGCATTGACAGGTAAGAGAGAAAAGGACTAGtttgacaattttttttttttgtactaAGCTTTATTTTTGCCTCCCCCTAAACTCATTcccaattttttattatttatccttttttttggTGAGCCATGGAAGTGAAAATTAGCCAAGTGGCAAAACCATCCTTCATAAACTTGTAAAATGTATGAACTACCAAACCGTGTGTAGAGGACATGTTTTTTTGGTGTCCACAACCGAAACTGAATGATGAATCTACCTGTTCTTACAACACAACAAGAACTAAAATCCAAAACTTCAAAACATGTCAAATTCTTCCAAAATTTCTATTTCATCTAAGCTATCGATgaacataaaagaaaaagggtctgtaaaataaaaaaacaaactcGTAAAAATTCTACATTTGCAGTGCTGAAAGGTGAAAACTTTCATGATCAAATACCTCTTCAGAAACTGCTAGTCTCAGCTGAAACAAAAAACGAAAATTGAGCACTTCTTCTTCTACCCAATTGAGATGATCacagaaaaacaacaaacagagagagagagagagagaaagagatagTAGAGTTAGTTCAAGCGACCAAAAGGGGAACAGCCAGAGGCAAAAACGTCACGAATCAGCTAAAGTTGAAAACTTTATGGCATTTGATTGCAGAAAATGGCAAGTAGATATTGAAAATGAAGTTCCGTAAGGGGATGTCTCAGTCAAGAATATGAGGCAAGATTTGTGTGCCTACTGAGTAGTACAAAAAAGAGCAGGTAGACCCATTCATCATGTGTGAGTGATATTGATTCAGATAAAGCGATGtgaatattaaaatattgaaaaacGGAGAAGAGAGTGAGAACTGTGTAtgactcagaaacagaagagaaaagaaaagaaaccaGGTGGCAGAGGAACTGTGCCTACCGTTACTATTTTTCTGTCGTCTTTCTCATGTCCTGTGTTTATGCAATCaaacaaaatcatttttatatcaaattcagtcttatttttaataaattttaattattctttaacgaatttttaattaaatttttatattttttttaattaaattcttatacaaaatcaaaatttataaataaaattttactgtaataaaaattattaaaattaccagaatattcaattaaatattatatatatttattttgtttaaaaaaatattctgttaatttcagtatttttattacgatataaatttaattacaaaattaaatataatatagagattaataaaaaaatataaaaatttaattaaaaatttattaaaattataaaaattcatTGATATTACGTAGTTAACacaaatgttttatttttttaagacaATATTAAACTCTTGACAAACTATTAGTATAGAAAAAATGAACTTTCTTAGATTTAGTTCTAACgatataattatatattgaaaatattttgatacccattatgtattaaaagaaataactatatatataaaagacactaaaaaaactatataaaaaaaatatttttttgagatGTGCTTATCGCTAAACATGATATCATGACGCACGCGTGTAATTTTTAAAAGCTAAGattaattaagttaaaaaacttttaaatatgaaaatttatttacattttaaaacttgcataattttttatttaataatttaaataaataatgtgttttaatattcttaattaatatatatcCTTATAAAATTTGTTATCAAGATTTTTATTACCaattcattattattatcattattaatgTCCAAATCTAAACACATGTAAGCGATGTTACCGGAAAATCACACGTAAGAAACGTTGTGATTATCTATTAAATATTAATCTCGTGAAAAATTTATTTGGTCAACCTTATTCGACATATAGAAGATAcatatatagaaaaaataaattgaattttgaatacTACTCAAGACTTCTTtatactaataaataaattttccaaattttatatttattagtaAATAGTACTTACAAATACAAATGCaaatacaaataattataattacttattttaagctttcaataataacaataaatattaaaaaatggACATTATAAATACTCTGAAATTAAAATCATACAAAATTCATCCATAGATGATGAATGTGACGATATAAATTACAAATTGCAAGGAATCAATCAATGAATAAATAATATAGAAGACATTATAATAATTTATGGGTTGGCAGCATGTGGAGTTTTAAGTCACTTGCCGACGTTTCTCTCTTTATTCATTACCTAATAATCTAACGGCTCTATTTGAAATCAATGATAATAATAAAGTCAATAATAACACTTCAATGTCATAAAAGCCAGGAAACTGATCGAATAAAACGTTCATATCTAGCAGAATTTCTCATTCATTcttgcttttttcttttctttttttttctattctatttttttattataactTGTTTAAGAAAAGCATCCTCTATATATGTGTTTTAGATagtactttaaaaaaaaaaggaaaatcaTTATTTAGATTTGATTAAAGAAGGGTACTACTTTATAACAAAGATGAAAAGGCACGTTTAATTTTATTGACATTTTAAAGTGTATCGGATTCGAAATCTTCAAATATGTTGAATTTGAGAATTTCACggtcactaattttaattttcctgatttgaaataaatgatagtttaattatatatgaTTTTAACATGAACgtatttatttgaatattatGTGAATATGTGATGATGTCATTTGGAAAAAGGTTAATAATTAGTTGTAAGAAATTTGGGTTAGTTTACGTTATAATAATGTTATATTCTAAGTTTAAATATCATTATCATGATGATGTTAAAATACGCAAATCAATATCAAAGTcaactactttttttttttttacttgaaTCTAATTGGTAAATATATCACTATTTCAAATGTGAGTTCGATTTTTTTAATCATCTTGttgaaattttatattaacaGTTCACTGAGAAATTAACGTCATATGTTGATTTGTCAATGTACCAAAAATGAAAGCCATATTTAAAATAGAGTAAGTAAAAGcatcattttaatataatttcataaaaaatactatatgcACATAAGATATCactatcatatatttatatatacatgtgatatttaacatatttataatatatattttatactaataattaatttgataattaatttttaatttacacATAACATAATTGAATAGTAATATATAGAGTTAAATACAGTGTAAGTGTGTACTCTTTTATTTTAAAGTCACCAAAAAAACACtcttattttaaaatacaattCCGTTACTCATACTTGGACATTATTTtagcaataatattttttaacaatcaatacacatttcttttattttgttaattaaagaataatataaatatacagTTAATTAAAAGcaacatatttttatatgaatattAGAAATGTTTGGTATATGAATATTATCATTCTTCAAAATAAGTGTTacgttttttatattttaaatacattaatttttcaataaatataaaagctaaaagagattttttattttaaaatagaggGATCACTaacatataataaattaataatacataaccataattaaactatttaaaaaaatatgctGGATCCAAAGAGAGCAATTAGAAATAAAAGATGTTATGTTGTTAACCCAACTCCCACCCCACTTTCCCAAcacacaaaagaaaaataactaaagatGTTCTTTCCTCTGATTTCTTAATTGATTAAttctgaaaaacaagaaaacatatAATGAgaatatatgtatgtatgtatatagaGTACTTTCATAAGGAAAATAATTTGTACgcatttaatataattaaaaactttaaattttattttttctataaagTATTTCACTTTTATATTTAGCAAAACCCAATACTTTTGgaaaaatgcataaaaaataaaatccatCATTGACCCCAAATAATGAAACTAAATATATTCTTTAATTGAATcaagtatattattattattattattattattattattattattattattattattatgtaactttactaaattaatatgtgttttttaaaagaagaaaaacactTTTTTTGGGTACAAGGTTTTTTTTTAtggaatataaaatatataatatatacttAAATACTAGTTGATATAATCATATATAAAATCTGGAGTCAAAGAGTAACTAGAAGTTAAAGATATTGACTGTTTTAATTTTGAAGACAAGGAAACTTATCATGAGTATAGATTTTGATTATAGCATTGTGAAAGTGAAACCCGACTAAATCCCTATTTTGGTCCCTGAGATTCACGCGATTACTCATTTTGGTccttgaaattcaaaattaccTATACTGGTCCTCCAGATTCAAGTTTGGGCACCAATATGGTCCCTCGACTCTTTCCGGTGATGATTAGACAAATGGAGTGCTGAGATGACACCCTTCTTATCACGTTGGACGCTGTAATGGCTAGTTGTATCTAACTTAGTCCTCCTTTGTTAAAACTTTGTCATTATAACTCAtataaataataagataattagGGTTTTAGGACTAAATGAAGGACCAAtataagtaattttaaatttcggGGACCAAAATGAGTAATCACGTGAATCTCAAAGACCAAAATGGGGATTTAGTCAGTGAAACCCATTTATGATGTGTTATGTCTATCCTCTAAaatgcttttattttgaaacTCTATCAAAATTATTT
The Arachis stenosperma cultivar V10309 chromosome 7, arast.V10309.gnm1.PFL2, whole genome shotgun sequence genome window above contains:
- the LOC130941021 gene encoding CSC1-like protein At3g21620 — its product is MASLGDIGLAAAINLLSALTFLIAFAVLRIQPINDRVYFPKWYLKGLRTSPLHSGAFVSKFVNLDFNSYIRFLNWMPAALQMPEPELIDHAGLDSAVYLRIYLLGLKIFVPIALLAFSVIVPVNWTNDTLKRSNLVYSSIDKLSISNIPLGSNRFWTHLVMAYAFTFWTCYILKREYQIIATMRLHFLASERRRPDQFTVLVRNVPPDPDESVSELVEHFFLVNHPDHYLTHQVIYNAKKLSSLVAKKKKKQNWLDYYQLKYSRNQTERPTKKTGFLGLCGNRVDAIDFYTDEIDKLSKEIELEREKVIKDPKSIMPAAFVSFRTRWGAAVCAQTQQSRNPTTWLTEWAPEPRDVYWNNMAIPYVSLTIRRLIVAVAFFFLTFFFMIPIAFVQSLANIEGIEKAAPFLRAFIEIPFIKSFIQGFLPGIALKIFLIFLPTILMIMSKFEGFISTSALERRSATRYYIFQFINVFLGSIITGTAFQQLDKFIHQSANEIPKTIGVSIPMKATFFITYIMVDGWAGCAGEILRLKPLIFYHLKNTFLVKTEKDREEAMDPGTIGFNTGEPQIQLYFLLGLVYAVVTPFLLPYIIVFFGFAYVVYRHQIINVYNQEYESAAAFWPDVHGRIIFALVISQLLLMGLLSTKEASNSTPLLITLPVLTIWFHRFCKGRYEPAFIRHPLQEAMMKDTLERAREPNFNLKEFLQSAYIHPVFKGSDEDSESEAMSEEGEQEPVLVQTKRQSRKNTPAPSKHSSSLSSPLHESADKHLRP